The Akkermansia muciniphila genome contains a region encoding:
- a CDS encoding universal stress protein, translating into MKNILVAIDFSNATDAVIHQIGKLACPNDSIIHLLHIVEPSICYEVSGVLPDEVPVPVMDQTEENEVISIAKNHLKKTAEKLSRLTDATIIQAVEDEFEISEAVINYAEKHHIDMIVVGKHNHGFLSTVFLGSVASSVMRKSPVPVLVVPVTKEEQ; encoded by the coding sequence CCAACGCCACGGACGCCGTCATTCATCAGATCGGCAAACTGGCGTGCCCCAATGACAGCATCATCCACCTGCTCCACATTGTGGAACCCAGTATCTGTTATGAAGTCTCCGGCGTGCTGCCGGATGAAGTTCCCGTGCCCGTCATGGACCAGACGGAGGAAAACGAAGTCATCTCCATCGCAAAAAACCATCTGAAAAAGACGGCGGAAAAACTCTCCCGGCTGACGGACGCCACCATCATCCAGGCCGTGGAAGACGAATTCGAAATCAGCGAGGCGGTCATTAACTACGCTGAAAAACACCACATCGACATGATCGTGGTGGGCAAACACAACCACGGCTTCCTTTCCACCGTCTTCCTGGGCAGCGTAGCCAGCTCCGTCATGCGGAAATCCCCCGTGCCCGTGCTGGTGGTTCCCGTCACCAAGGAAGAACAATAA